Proteins encoded by one window of Microplitis mediator isolate UGA2020A chromosome 1, iyMicMedi2.1, whole genome shotgun sequence:
- the LOC130669757 gene encoding carbohydrate sulfotransferase 11-like, whose translation MLRKFSYVCSIIFFLILFLIFTLIKNLSSVDYKTRSKEFLSDVRKLNEEIHQTMVTLEEENRKRIFRVQNVCKIYNLGCYKNYDYQINQVFKYPPTPQYSVFYIDQINKISYCPIYKAGSTTWLHNMCLLMNISESALTNEKEQISSIARKVIPELDFPEAEKAMLATTKLLIVRHPFERLLSAYRDKLENSIAGREHGTLHFYRKYGRTIVKKYRDKNFTPPTENEFISKENEPKPAGIEPTWKEFVKYLIDINLENYADDHWIPYYLYCTPCSLNYTVIAKVESLDRDQSFIINKLNLNNKIRPIHRHQVSLNNKSNPSKIYFRQLTQQQISQLYNKYKLDFEMFDYSAEIYYSYASDFFQYNDY comes from the exons atgctGAGAAAATTCAGTTATGTTtgttcaattatattttttttaattttatttttaatatttactttgattaaaaatttatcatcagtGGATTATAAAACGAGAAGCAAAgaatttttatcagatgtcagaaaattaaatgaagaaATTCACCAGACTAtg gTGACTCTTGAAGAAGAAAATCGTAAGAGAATTTTTCGAGTACAAaatgtttgtaaaatttataatttaggttgttataaaaattatgactaCCAAATTaatcaagtatttaaatatccGCCTACGCCTCAGTATTCAGTATTTTATATTGATCa aataaataaaatatcatactGTCCAATATACAAAGCTGGTAGTACGACGTGGCTTCACAATATGTGTCTACTAATGAATATATCTGAATCTGCATTGACTAATGAAAAAGAACAAATATCTTCGATTGCCCGAAAAGTAATACCAGAGCTAGATTTCCCAGAGGctgaaaaa GCAATGCTGGCCACGACAAAACTTCTTATAGTAAGACATCCTTTTGAAAGATTGTTGAGCGCTTATCGTGATAAACTTGAGAACTCAATTGCTGGAAGAGAACATGGTACTCTtcatttttatcgaaaatatGGTCGTACTATTGTCAAAAAATATcgag acaaaaattttactccgCCAAcggaaaatgaatttataagtAAAGAAAATGAACCAAAACCAGCAGGCATTGAACCAACATGGAAAGAATTTGTAAAGTATCTTAtagatattaatttagaaaacTACGCCGACGATCATTGGATCCCTTATTATCTGTACTGTACTCCTTGTTCTCTTAATTACACAGTAATTGCTAAA GTGGAATCGCTAGATCGAGATcaatcatttataataaacaaacTAAATCTCAACAATAAAATCCGACCTATTCATCGGCATCAAGTATCGCTGAATAATAAATCGAATCcatcgaaaatttatttccgcCAGTTGACACAACAACAAATATCACAACTTTACAATAAGTACAAACTTGACTTTGAAATGTTTGATTACTCCGCTGagatttattattcatacgCTTCAGACTTTTTCCAATACAACGACTACTAA